One part of the Sorangiineae bacterium MSr11954 genome encodes these proteins:
- a CDS encoding MlaD family protein has protein sequence MAKLTQAAKVGAFVVLAGTASFLVYRTVSKDVAGGGNYIVFAKLKDATGLANHSRVAIAGIPIGTIHRIKLEDGMARIDVRVNGDVVLHDNATIGKKNASLLGESVIVLTPGTEDHPRLKDGDEIKIIVEQASTDQIMNDVADIAKQVKRVAEQLANSVGTEQGGQNIRLILQNLAEATDALNQTVRENRTVIRETLQHVGAIAANGEPQVARILENVRVITEDVKQITAQTGQGSTGSELRETITHLNESSKRLESALGHIDSVAGRADRGEGTLGRLSKDETLINEVQGVAEGVNDYVGGISRLQTVVGLRADYNFLANTIKNYVQLRLQPREDKYYLIELINDPRGRTTITQTDVDTTNPRDPAHYRTVTTTTTDAFRFSLQFARKLGPFTGRFGIKESTGGIGLDVHLLQDRFELSQDLFGFGEEIQPRYRVYVGYEFIHRLWLLGGIDHMFLPQRRDYFIGLQLRFTDDDLKTILPFAGSATPSR, from the coding sequence ATGGCGAAACTCACGCAAGCGGCGAAGGTCGGAGCGTTCGTCGTCTTGGCTGGTACCGCGTCCTTCTTGGTCTATCGCACTGTCAGCAAGGACGTCGCAGGCGGCGGAAACTACATCGTCTTTGCCAAGCTCAAGGACGCGACCGGGCTCGCGAACCACTCCCGCGTGGCCATCGCCGGCATCCCCATCGGGACCATCCACCGCATCAAGCTGGAAGATGGCATGGCGCGTATCGACGTTCGCGTCAACGGCGATGTCGTCCTCCATGACAACGCCACCATCGGCAAGAAGAACGCGTCCCTCCTGGGCGAGAGCGTCATCGTGCTCACCCCGGGCACCGAGGACCACCCGCGGTTGAAGGACGGCGACGAGATCAAGATCATCGTCGAGCAGGCGTCGACGGACCAGATCATGAACGACGTCGCCGACATCGCCAAGCAGGTCAAGCGGGTCGCCGAGCAGCTCGCGAACTCGGTCGGCACCGAGCAGGGAGGGCAGAACATCCGCCTGATCCTCCAGAACCTCGCCGAGGCCACCGACGCGTTGAACCAGACCGTGCGCGAGAACCGCACCGTCATCCGCGAGACCTTGCAGCACGTGGGCGCCATCGCCGCCAACGGCGAGCCGCAGGTGGCCAGGATCCTGGAGAACGTTCGGGTCATCACGGAGGACGTCAAGCAGATCACCGCGCAGACCGGCCAGGGCAGCACCGGCAGCGAGCTTCGCGAGACCATCACGCACCTCAACGAGTCGAGCAAACGGCTCGAGAGCGCGCTCGGGCACATCGACAGCGTGGCCGGTCGCGCCGATCGCGGCGAGGGGACCTTGGGGCGCCTCTCCAAGGACGAGACCCTCATCAACGAGGTGCAGGGCGTGGCCGAAGGTGTCAACGACTATGTCGGCGGCATCTCGCGTCTGCAGACGGTGGTGGGGCTTCGCGCCGACTACAACTTCCTCGCCAACACCATCAAAAACTACGTGCAGCTGCGGCTCCAGCCGCGCGAGGACAAATACTACCTCATCGAGTTGATCAACGATCCGCGCGGCCGCACCACCATCACGCAGACCGACGTCGACACCACCAACCCGCGCGATCCGGCCCACTACCGCACGGTCACCACCACCACCACCGACGCCTTCCGCTTCTCGCTCCAGTTCGCGCGCAAGCTCGGTCCGTTCACCGGCCGCTTCGGCATCAAAGAGTCGACGGGCGGCATCGGCCTCGACGTGCACCTTCTGCAAGACCGCTTCGAGCTGTCGCAAGATCTCTTCGGCTTCGGCGAGGAGATCCAGCCGCGCTACCGCGTGTACGTCGGCTACGAGTTCATCCACCGCCTCTGGCTGCTCGGCGGCATCGACCACATGTTCCTGCCGCAGCGCCGCGACTACTTCATCGGCCTGCAGCTCCGCTTCACCGACGACGATCTCAAGACGATCCTCCCCTTCGCCGGCAGCGCCACCCCGAGCCGGTAG
- a CDS encoding DUF362 domain-containing protein, whose amino-acid sequence MKPKSEVKPAPERAKDAGPRAGAPDPRASAGGQPSRREMLVRAGAALGVLAGSAAIGRAVWDKGGFGVGSAEGARQVRDFRIASLRKETQFAELAIARSPLAKTAGEPPLTPAQLVRNALDALGGMGRFISRGDIVVVKPNIGWDRMPVHAANTNPDVVAAVVQQAYDAGAKRVVVADGSCNDPNRCFQRSGIWRKAYAVGGEIVLPAEHRFRTMRLKGDVLDEWPIFTTLVDADKVINVPVAKHHNLAKFTAAMKNWYGVLGGRRNRLHQNIDTSIADLATFMRPSLTIVDAIRVLVRNGPQGGNIDDTREMHTVIASVDQVAADAFACTLIGQHRDNLPYLKMAHERGIGTMYWENLRVKEV is encoded by the coding sequence GTGAAACCGAAGTCGGAAGTCAAGCCCGCCCCCGAGCGCGCAAAGGACGCCGGCCCCCGAGCCGGAGCGCCCGATCCGCGTGCTTCGGCCGGAGGACAGCCGTCCCGCCGCGAAATGCTCGTGCGCGCGGGCGCGGCCCTCGGGGTGCTTGCGGGCTCGGCCGCCATCGGGCGCGCGGTGTGGGACAAGGGAGGCTTCGGCGTCGGCAGCGCGGAGGGCGCCCGTCAGGTCCGCGACTTCCGCATCGCGTCGCTCCGCAAGGAGACGCAGTTTGCCGAGCTGGCGATCGCCCGCTCACCGCTGGCCAAGACGGCGGGCGAGCCGCCGCTCACCCCTGCGCAGCTGGTTCGAAATGCGCTCGATGCGCTGGGCGGCATGGGGCGCTTCATCAGCCGGGGCGACATCGTGGTGGTGAAGCCGAACATCGGCTGGGATCGCATGCCCGTGCACGCGGCCAACACCAACCCCGACGTGGTCGCGGCGGTGGTGCAGCAAGCTTACGACGCCGGGGCCAAGCGGGTGGTGGTGGCCGACGGATCGTGCAACGATCCGAATCGGTGCTTTCAGCGCTCGGGCATCTGGCGCAAGGCGTACGCGGTGGGCGGTGAGATCGTGCTGCCGGCCGAGCATCGCTTCCGCACCATGCGCCTCAAAGGCGACGTGCTCGACGAGTGGCCCATCTTCACCACCCTGGTCGACGCCGACAAGGTGATCAACGTGCCGGTGGCCAAGCACCACAACCTCGCCAAGTTCACGGCCGCCATGAAGAACTGGTACGGCGTTCTGGGCGGGCGCCGCAACCGATTGCACCAGAACATCGACACCTCGATCGCCGATCTGGCCACCTTCATGCGCCCCTCGCTCACCATCGTCGACGCCATCCGCGTCCTCGTTCGCAACGGCCCGCAAGGCGGAAACATCGACGACACGCGCGAGATGCACACCGTCATCGCCTCCGTCGACCAAGTCGCCGCCGACGCCTTTGCGTGCACCCTCATCGGCCAACACCGCGACAACCTTCCGTACCTCAAGATGGCCCACGAGCGCGGCATCGGCACGATGTACTGGGAGAACCTCCGCGTAAAGGAGGTGTGA
- a CDS encoding MATE family efflux transporter has protein sequence MVDRATRRILEGPLAKEVARFGIPLALGMALQTTFNLVDAYMVAQLPREEVGSAIGALGICDQVAALGTILSYGVSTATSSIISNRVGSGDTQGVQKAAWQSILIVTALGVLFGFLGIAFAGTIVRDIIGAKGGVAIFATRYLRVVVGGSFTIFLLLQLASIQRALGSAKTPVSLMLAGNVLNVVLAILMIFGEGPSPAAFAWAAPLAKALHIPRMGMIGAAWATIIARGLVLVPNVIILARRFEVVIPKRGARGLDREEIARILGVAWPSSAQMVIRIAAMLLVNSLVARFFTSEDDQVATTGLGLVFRVDTMALFIAMGWGSAAQTFVGQNMGASQEARASYSGWLTAIYDGITNVGLIALLLLHGETILRFFDDDPAPVAVAMHYLSIVTPTYIGLGVGIVLGNAMAGAGATRTSMWIDVAVILGLQTPLSILAVAVFDASLETLFRCVGATNVVSALVYAVVYGRGKWRRAVAARIA, from the coding sequence ATGGTCGACCGGGCCACGCGTCGAATCCTCGAAGGCCCCCTCGCCAAGGAGGTCGCGCGCTTTGGCATTCCGCTGGCGCTGGGCATGGCGCTGCAAACGACCTTCAATTTGGTCGACGCCTACATGGTGGCGCAGCTACCGCGCGAGGAGGTGGGCTCCGCCATCGGCGCCCTCGGCATCTGCGATCAGGTCGCCGCCCTCGGCACCATTTTGAGCTACGGGGTCTCCACCGCCACGAGCTCCATCATTTCGAACCGGGTGGGCTCGGGCGATACGCAGGGCGTTCAGAAGGCGGCGTGGCAGTCGATCCTCATCGTGACCGCGCTGGGCGTGCTCTTTGGGTTTCTGGGCATCGCGTTCGCGGGGACCATCGTCCGCGACATCATCGGCGCCAAAGGCGGCGTGGCCATCTTCGCGACGCGTTACCTGCGCGTGGTGGTGGGCGGCAGCTTTACGATTTTTCTGCTGCTGCAGCTGGCGAGCATCCAGCGGGCGCTCGGCTCGGCCAAGACCCCCGTGTCGCTGATGCTGGCGGGCAACGTCCTCAACGTCGTCCTCGCCATTCTGATGATCTTCGGCGAGGGTCCCTCCCCGGCCGCCTTCGCATGGGCGGCGCCGCTGGCCAAAGCCCTCCACATCCCGCGCATGGGCATGATCGGCGCCGCGTGGGCCACGATCATCGCGCGCGGGCTGGTGCTGGTGCCGAACGTCATCATCTTGGCGCGGCGCTTCGAGGTGGTCATCCCCAAGCGCGGCGCGCGCGGTCTCGATCGGGAAGAGATCGCCCGCATCCTCGGGGTGGCCTGGCCGTCCAGCGCGCAGATGGTGATCCGCATCGCGGCCATGCTGCTCGTGAACTCCCTGGTCGCTCGGTTCTTCACCAGCGAAGACGATCAGGTGGCGACCACGGGGCTCGGCCTGGTCTTCCGCGTGGACACCATGGCGCTGTTCATCGCCATGGGCTGGGGCAGCGCCGCGCAGACGTTCGTGGGGCAAAACATGGGCGCCTCGCAGGAGGCGCGCGCCAGCTACAGCGGCTGGCTCACCGCCATCTACGACGGCATCACCAATGTCGGGCTCATCGCGCTTCTGCTGCTGCACGGGGAGACCATCCTGCGCTTCTTCGACGACGACCCCGCGCCCGTCGCCGTCGCCATGCACTATTTGAGCATCGTCACGCCCACCTACATCGGCCTGGGGGTCGGCATCGTGCTCGGCAACGCCATGGCGGGCGCCGGCGCGACCCGCACCTCCATGTGGATCGACGTGGCCGTCATCTTGGGGCTGCAAACCCCGCTCTCCATCCTCGCCGTGGCCGTCTTCGATGCCTCGCTCGAGACGCTGTTCCGCTGCGTGGGCGCGACCAACGTGGTCAGCGCCCTCGTCTACGCCGTCGTCTACGGCCGCGGCAAGTGGCGCCGCGCCGTCGCGGCGCGGATTGCATGA
- a CDS encoding NAD-dependent deacylase translates to MVVVTYDKLPPLTIGPHERVFVLTGAGISAESGISTFRDKDGLWERHRIEDVASPGGWHADAGVVWRFYSERRAQAETVLPNAAHVALAELEQRLENRLFLCTQNVDPLHERAGSRRVLHMHGELFKTRCENAYCSTSPREDHGVYMTKEEIPRCGECDARLRPHICWFGEMPFDMDRIARELARCDWFITIGSSGAVYPAAGFVEEVRSHGRARKIYVGPERPDNAAHFDECRLGRAGEVVPVLFSV, encoded by the coding sequence ATGGTCGTTGTGACGTACGACAAGCTCCCGCCGCTGACGATTGGACCCCATGAGCGCGTGTTCGTGCTGACCGGCGCGGGCATCAGCGCCGAGAGCGGCATCTCGACCTTCCGAGACAAGGACGGGCTCTGGGAGCGCCATCGCATCGAGGACGTGGCCTCGCCCGGGGGATGGCACGCCGACGCCGGCGTCGTGTGGCGCTTCTACTCCGAGCGGCGCGCGCAAGCGGAGACGGTGCTCCCCAACGCCGCGCACGTGGCCTTGGCGGAGCTCGAACAGCGGCTCGAAAACCGGCTCTTTCTCTGCACGCAAAACGTCGATCCGCTGCACGAGCGCGCGGGCTCGCGGCGCGTTTTGCACATGCACGGAGAGCTGTTCAAGACCCGCTGCGAGAACGCGTACTGCTCCACGTCGCCGCGCGAGGACCACGGCGTGTACATGACCAAGGAGGAGATCCCGCGCTGCGGAGAGTGCGACGCGCGGCTGCGTCCGCACATCTGCTGGTTCGGCGAGATGCCCTTCGACATGGATCGCATCGCCCGCGAGCTCGCCCGATGCGACTGGTTCATCACCATCGGAAGCTCCGGGGCCGTCTATCCGGCGGCTGGGTTCGTCGAGGAGGTGCGCTCCCACGGTCGCGCCCGAAAAATTTACGTGGGGCCCGAGCGGCCGGACAACGCGGCACACTTCGATGAGTGCCGGTTGGGCAGAGCTGGTGAGGTGGTTCCGGTTCTCTTCTCCGTGTAA
- a CDS encoding protein kinase has protein sequence MQGESVPKRGVPQPIRGGPIKFGRYLLEARIAVGGTAEVYLARPLPPEDEAGTKDAGVVHVAATEAPRLIIKRLLPHFLIDPEGRTMFEREAALHTAVHHENVVQVYGSGLSDTGEPYLAMEYVDGVDAYRLLRRFRNEGRALPNHVAVHIISKVLAALESVHSATDDQGTPLGIIHRDVTPSNLYLSKDGRVKLGDFGIARSTQRATMRNAASAMLKGKIAYLAPEQVAGEPFDYRADLFSVATVLTEMVIGKPLFPGGGQLAILLAIRDCRIDPLREAKERLPKVLFDSLICALSRDPKARFQSAAQFASSIKDLDPTPDVTAKQLGTYVTRAQTGSELAASSDGGGPRSSRTIGTPPPLPATRKRTPPPLPTPFNSDDAGAHPRVIPEARASEPDADGEPKIDSSQISDVLASLGEGPVSLAEAPSSGRVSESQLKTGAGDDLDEHALHASLAGHADPADHAGRVSHADPVGHADRTGDAHNANEATTAQYAPLPSLVITVNGERHGPWAFARLVEAIATGELGARDQVSYMGRGLQHIEDVDDLVRFLPAKTTTTTNRMRGPGAPDFHDDLHSTNMLDVLLRILETQDTGVLFADGASFGKAASSRKELYFKNGKLLHVSSTNASELFGEYLVRRGALRREQLEVALNVLPRYGGRMGDTLIALGLVGPVEIFRAIREQGRDRVADIFRWQYGTVSFYRGQTPPHVEFPLDVELPDLMIAGLEASWPDDSPLERYESRFDDVLTRTEPTRRALAKGVKWPPLVGGVLTLCAAPEGVTVRDLLQKTCGGVLGSGDVLRAVEILLAAGFVGWKV, from the coding sequence GTGCAAGGCGAGAGTGTGCCCAAACGAGGGGTGCCCCAGCCCATTCGAGGAGGCCCGATCAAATTTGGCCGATACCTCCTGGAGGCTCGCATTGCCGTGGGTGGAACGGCGGAAGTGTATCTGGCGCGGCCCCTCCCGCCGGAGGACGAGGCCGGCACCAAAGACGCCGGAGTCGTCCACGTCGCCGCCACCGAAGCCCCGCGCCTGATCATCAAGCGACTCCTACCGCATTTTTTGATCGATCCGGAGGGCCGCACCATGTTCGAGCGCGAGGCGGCGCTCCACACGGCGGTTCACCACGAAAATGTGGTCCAAGTCTATGGCTCCGGCCTGAGCGACACCGGCGAGCCGTACCTGGCCATGGAGTACGTCGATGGGGTCGACGCCTACCGCCTGCTCCGTCGCTTTCGCAACGAGGGGCGCGCGCTGCCCAACCATGTGGCCGTGCACATCATCAGCAAGGTGCTGGCGGCCCTGGAGAGCGTGCACTCTGCAACCGACGACCAAGGGACACCGCTCGGCATCATCCACCGCGACGTGACCCCGTCGAACCTCTATTTGTCCAAAGACGGGAGGGTGAAGCTGGGCGACTTCGGCATCGCGCGCTCCACGCAACGCGCCACCATGCGCAACGCGGCCAGCGCCATGTTGAAGGGAAAGATCGCGTACTTGGCCCCCGAGCAGGTGGCGGGCGAGCCCTTCGACTACCGCGCCGATCTGTTCAGCGTGGCCACGGTGCTCACGGAGATGGTCATTGGAAAGCCGCTCTTTCCGGGCGGCGGGCAGCTCGCGATCCTCTTGGCTATCCGCGACTGCCGCATCGATCCCTTGCGTGAAGCGAAGGAGCGGCTGCCGAAGGTGCTGTTCGACAGCTTGATCTGCGCCCTCAGCCGCGATCCCAAGGCGCGCTTTCAATCGGCCGCGCAGTTCGCGAGCTCCATCAAGGATCTCGACCCGACCCCCGACGTCACCGCCAAGCAGCTCGGCACGTATGTCACCCGCGCGCAGACCGGCAGCGAGCTCGCCGCCAGCTCGGACGGTGGAGGGCCGCGCTCGTCGAGGACCATCGGCACCCCGCCTCCCCTGCCCGCTACGCGCAAGCGCACACCGCCGCCGCTGCCCACGCCGTTCAACAGCGACGACGCCGGCGCGCACCCGCGCGTGATCCCCGAGGCGCGCGCGTCCGAGCCCGACGCCGACGGCGAACCGAAGATCGACTCGTCGCAGATCAGCGATGTGCTGGCGAGCCTCGGCGAGGGGCCGGTGAGCCTGGCCGAGGCGCCGAGCAGCGGGCGGGTGAGCGAGAGCCAGCTCAAGACCGGCGCGGGCGACGACCTCGACGAGCACGCGCTCCACGCGAGCCTCGCGGGGCACGCCGATCCCGCGGACCACGCCGGCCGGGTGAGCCACGCCGATCCCGTGGGCCACGCGGATCGCACGGGCGACGCGCACAACGCCAACGAGGCCACGACCGCGCAGTATGCGCCGCTTCCATCGTTGGTCATCACGGTGAACGGCGAGCGTCATGGGCCATGGGCCTTTGCGCGGCTGGTGGAGGCCATCGCCACCGGCGAGCTGGGGGCGCGCGATCAAGTCTCGTACATGGGGCGCGGGCTGCAGCACATCGAGGACGTCGACGATCTGGTGCGCTTCCTCCCCGCCAAGACGACCACCACCACGAACCGCATGCGCGGGCCGGGCGCGCCCGACTTCCACGACGATCTGCACTCGACGAACATGCTCGACGTGCTCTTGCGCATCCTGGAGACGCAGGACACGGGCGTGCTGTTTGCCGACGGCGCCAGCTTTGGCAAGGCGGCCAGCAGCCGCAAGGAGCTGTACTTCAAGAACGGCAAGCTGCTCCATGTCTCGTCGACCAACGCGAGCGAGCTGTTTGGCGAGTACCTGGTCCGGCGCGGTGCGCTGCGGCGCGAGCAGCTCGAGGTGGCGCTCAATGTCCTCCCCCGCTATGGCGGCCGCATGGGCGATACGTTGATCGCGCTGGGGCTCGTGGGCCCGGTGGAGATCTTCCGCGCCATCCGCGAGCAAGGCCGCGACCGCGTGGCCGACATCTTCCGCTGGCAGTACGGGACCGTCTCCTTCTACCGCGGCCAAACGCCTCCCCATGTGGAGTTCCCGCTCGACGTGGAGCTGCCCGATCTGATGATCGCCGGCCTGGAGGCCTCCTGGCCCGACGACTCCCCGCTCGAGCGCTACGAGAGCCGCTTCGACGACGTGCTCACGCGCACCGAGCCCACGCGCCGCGCCCTGGCCAAAGGCGTCAAGTGGCCGCCCCTCGTCGGCGGCGTGCTGACGTTGTGCGCGGCCCCCGAGGGGGTCACCGTGCGCGATCTCTTGCAAAAGACGTGCGGCGGCGTGCTCGGCTCCGGCGACGTGCTGCGCGCGGTGGAGATCCTGCTGGCCGCGGGGTTCGTGGGTTGGAAGGTGTAG
- the hemE gene encoding uroporphyrinogen decarboxylase, producing MKKNDRFLRACRREPTDVTPVWFMRQAGRYMPEYRALREKHTLLELCKNAELACEVTLQPLRLGVDAAILFADILLPLEPMGAAFEFAKGEGPVIHEPIASMAQIEKLRVIEPREGLGYVLESIRTIQRELAGKVPLIGFAGAPFTLASYLIEGGGTKQFAKTKKMMYGAPDAWHALMGKLAEVVRRYLRAQVEAGADAVQLFDSWVGQLSPDDYREYVQPHVRHILQDVMTAGVPVIHFGTGTHTLLPAMRDAGGHVLGLDWRTPLAEGWSIVGHDRAVQGNLDPTVLFAPREVAEAHAARVLAEAAGRPGHIFNLGHGILPETPVETVQAVIDFVHEKSARS from the coding sequence GTGAAGAAAAACGACCGATTCCTCCGCGCATGCCGGCGCGAGCCGACCGACGTTACCCCCGTGTGGTTCATGCGCCAAGCCGGGCGCTACATGCCCGAGTACCGCGCCCTGCGGGAAAAGCACACGTTGCTCGAGCTCTGCAAGAACGCGGAGCTGGCCTGCGAGGTGACCTTGCAGCCTCTGCGGCTCGGCGTCGACGCGGCGATTCTCTTCGCGGACATCCTTCTCCCGCTCGAGCCCATGGGCGCCGCCTTCGAGTTCGCCAAGGGCGAGGGCCCGGTCATCCACGAGCCCATCGCGAGCATGGCCCAAATCGAGAAGCTGCGCGTCATCGAGCCGCGCGAAGGGCTCGGCTATGTGCTCGAGTCGATCCGCACCATCCAGCGCGAGCTCGCGGGCAAGGTGCCCCTCATCGGCTTCGCCGGCGCGCCCTTCACCCTGGCGAGCTACCTGATCGAAGGCGGCGGCACCAAGCAGTTCGCCAAGACGAAAAAGATGATGTACGGCGCCCCCGACGCCTGGCACGCCCTCATGGGCAAGCTCGCCGAGGTGGTCCGCCGCTACCTGCGCGCGCAGGTCGAAGCCGGCGCCGACGCCGTGCAGCTGTTCGACTCGTGGGTGGGCCAGCTCTCGCCCGACGACTACCGCGAGTACGTGCAGCCCCACGTCCGCCATATCCTCCAAGACGTCATGACCGCCGGCGTCCCCGTCATCCACTTCGGAACGGGCACGCACACCTTGCTCCCCGCCATGCGCGACGCCGGCGGCCACGTGCTCGGCCTCGACTGGCGCACCCCGCTCGCCGAAGGATGGAGCATCGTGGGCCACGATCGCGCCGTGCAGGGCAACCTCGACCCCACCGTCCTCTTTGCGCCGCGCGAGGTGGCCGAAGCCCACGCCGCCCGCGTCCTCGCCGAGGCCGCAGGCCGGCCGGGCCACATCTTCAACTTGGGCCACGGCATCCTGCCCGAGACGCCCGTGGAGACGGTGCAAGCCGTCATCGACTTCGTGCACGAGAAGAGCGCACGCTCATGA
- a CDS encoding 4Fe-4S binding protein produces the protein MAASPSPAHPHAHAGVALDVTAASATKPAHIHHDMADFPEPIPWKTGQAGTVAPIDRDTTWIVGGAKTQPVAPAPIAQAAAVATPAIPAPAAKKKPKKKLPGSGIPARLSIRSLVWVRRASQVLFFALFMYFLFQTAFRGTFAAQADTPVRLPLPVEAFLLADPFVTAMTVLSTHTVYRGLLWSFGLLALTLVFGRVFCGWICPFGTLHHFFGWLLPSRRGRGAVRVEANKTHGYQRAKYYLLYAFLVAGVFGSAIGGLFDPICIAVRSIGLGVIPAAQYIGARTLGGASLLHARPVQSAADHTQDFLAQAVWQSHQFYFHQTWLIVFLLVAVLFANRFIPRFWCRVLCPLGAFLGVFARFALFGMEKDHAKCTDCNLCLVNCQGADSPQGGVKWRQDECHMCLNCETACPEDVIKFRFLPNRRSAVTKPDTERRTALAAAGAGALFLPASRIADALDVNYHSKVIRPPGAVEERAFLERCIRCAECMKVCPNNALHPAFLESGLEGVWTPILIARIGYCEHSCVLCGQVCPTGAIQKITEKEKLGIGVAPVKIGTAFYDHGRCLPWSMQTPCIVCEEFCPTSPKAIWVEEVEAPVRDSKPGPNGEQPAMKTVKLQRPHVDPALCIGCGACEKVCPVQDQPAVYVTSVGESRSKTNVILLENTNYNQKS, from the coding sequence ATGGCCGCATCCCCGTCCCCCGCGCACCCTCACGCGCACGCCGGCGTCGCCCTCGACGTCACCGCCGCCTCCGCGACCAAGCCGGCGCACATCCACCACGACATGGCGGACTTCCCGGAGCCCATCCCCTGGAAGACCGGCCAAGCCGGCACCGTCGCCCCCATCGACCGCGACACCACCTGGATCGTGGGGGGCGCCAAGACGCAACCCGTCGCTCCGGCCCCCATCGCGCAAGCTGCCGCCGTCGCGACCCCCGCCATCCCGGCCCCCGCCGCCAAGAAGAAGCCGAAAAAGAAGCTCCCCGGCTCCGGCATCCCCGCGCGTCTGAGCATTCGCAGCTTGGTCTGGGTCCGCCGCGCGTCGCAGGTGCTCTTCTTCGCGCTCTTCATGTATTTCCTCTTCCAGACGGCCTTCCGCGGCACCTTCGCCGCGCAGGCGGACACGCCGGTTCGTCTGCCGCTCCCCGTCGAAGCGTTCCTGCTCGCCGATCCCTTCGTCACGGCGATGACCGTGCTCTCCACGCACACGGTCTACCGCGGGCTGCTCTGGAGCTTCGGTCTCCTTGCGCTCACCTTGGTGTTCGGCCGCGTCTTCTGCGGCTGGATCTGCCCCTTCGGCACCCTCCATCACTTCTTCGGTTGGCTGCTCCCCTCGCGCCGCGGACGAGGCGCCGTTCGCGTCGAGGCGAACAAAACGCACGGCTACCAGCGCGCCAAGTACTACCTGCTCTACGCGTTCCTCGTGGCCGGCGTCTTTGGGAGCGCCATCGGCGGCCTCTTCGACCCGATTTGCATCGCGGTTCGATCCATCGGCCTCGGCGTCATCCCCGCCGCGCAGTACATCGGCGCGCGCACCTTGGGCGGCGCCTCGCTCCTTCATGCGCGCCCCGTGCAGAGCGCCGCCGACCATACGCAGGACTTCCTCGCGCAGGCCGTGTGGCAATCGCACCAGTTCTATTTCCACCAGACGTGGCTCATCGTCTTTCTCCTGGTCGCGGTCCTCTTCGCCAACCGCTTCATCCCGCGTTTCTGGTGCCGCGTCCTCTGCCCGCTCGGCGCCTTCCTCGGGGTCTTCGCCCGCTTCGCCCTGTTCGGCATGGAGAAAGACCATGCAAAGTGCACGGATTGCAACCTGTGCCTGGTGAACTGCCAAGGGGCCGATAGCCCGCAAGGCGGCGTGAAGTGGCGCCAGGACGAGTGCCATATGTGCCTCAATTGCGAGACGGCGTGCCCCGAGGACGTCATCAAGTTCCGCTTCCTCCCCAACCGGAGGAGCGCCGTCACCAAGCCCGACACCGAGCGCCGCACCGCCCTCGCCGCCGCCGGAGCGGGCGCGCTCTTTCTGCCGGCCTCCCGCATCGCCGACGCGCTCGACGTCAATTACCACTCCAAGGTCATTCGCCCGCCGGGCGCGGTGGAGGAGCGCGCCTTCCTCGAGCGCTGCATCCGCTGCGCCGAGTGCATGAAGGTGTGCCCCAACAACGCGCTCCACCCGGCCTTCCTCGAGTCGGGGCTCGAAGGCGTCTGGACGCCCATCTTGATCGCGCGCATCGGCTATTGCGAGCACTCGTGCGTGCTCTGCGGCCAAGTCTGCCCGACGGGCGCGATCCAAAAGATCACCGAGAAGGAAAAGCTCGGCATCGGCGTCGCGCCCGTGAAGATCGGCACGGCCTTCTACGACCACGGCCGCTGCTTGCCGTGGAGCATGCAGACGCCGTGCATCGTATGCGAAGAATTCTGCCCTACCTCGCCAAAGGCCATCTGGGTCGAGGAGGTGGAGGCACCCGTTCGCGACTCCAAGCCAGGTCCCAATGGCGAGCAGCCGGCCATGAAGACGGTAAAACTGCAGCGCCCCCATGTCGACCCCGCCCTTTGCATCGGGTGCGGCGCGTGCGAGAAGGTCTGCCCCGTGCAGGATCAGCCCGCGGTTTACGTGACCAGCGTCGGCGAATCGCGCAGCAAGACCAATGTCATCCTGCTCGAGAACACGAACTACAATCAGAAGAGTTGA